In Colletotrichum higginsianum IMI 349063 chromosome 1, whole genome shotgun sequence, one genomic interval encodes:
- a CDS encoding RNA binding protein ligatin — MFKKKPTVKSLSPLRSSDRRKLADQVIKDYGLDSKLVATSDEQTPEQKAEALAVQTALRKSLFPDNLQSARFTTTYGPDLKPTSGTYYVGSHDGEERRVLWFQMEGIVYPTVYTLWANPDIVPLLHTPGIVVKKLQGGADLMTPGLFGGPPFPDKAKKGAVVAVASLENPSVPVAVGACEIDVSALQNVRGAKGHAVKNLHWADDEMWGFSIDNKPGRRAPEEIAGWLKVLEARGLVESLSGLSLDGPDEDGGVSLEDDATADDAGPAAPPEDDVIPDFTQPEIDEAFRKSFLFGIHQHKSSNSPPNYGLVFPLSQSYVMSTLIQPFLPAHTPRQAQQLQIKKTSWKNIKKFIKSLDKEGLLKSKEKGQETVVTEVKFENPAIVDFKPYRLPKKETAGGTSLGRGEKATSKVDVGGDDAVGQKLQIVSYFKPTSKLQPIFDSASKSLFTQSEVRNAVTAYIEGENLVSETNKRIVKLNPILANGVFTGSGSADKDALAKGTVARDTLIDRVLSGMSTSYAIVRNGTDPGSVKARSGSPPKIRITLETRSGNKTVTAVSGLEPYHISPKPLADELRKVCAGSASVEPLAGAAKKTEAQVMEVMVQGPQQAAVVKALQKRGVETRWMDLVDKTKGKKR, encoded by the coding sequence ATGTTCAAAAAGAAGCCTACGGTGAAGTCGCTCTCACCCCTGCGGTCCTCCGACCGTAGGAAGCTCGCCGATCAGGTCATCAAGGACTACGGCCTTGACTCCAAGCTCGTGGCGACCTCGGACGAGCAAACCCCCGAGCAAAAGGCGGAAGCGCTCGCCGTGCAGACCGCTCTCCGAAAATCTCTGTTCCCCGACAACCTCCAGTCTGCCCGCTTCACCACCACCTACGGCCCCGATCTGAAGCCGACCTCCGGCACCTACTACGTCGGCAGCCACGATGGCGAGGAGCGCCGCGTTCTGTGGTTCCAGATGGAAGGCATCGTCTACCCCACGGTGTACACCCTCTGGGCCAATCCGGATATCGTCCCGCTTCTCCACACCCCGGGCATCGTCGTAAAAAAGCTTCAGGGGGGCGCCGATCTGATGACTCCTGGCTTGTTCGGCGGGCCTCCGTTCCCCGacaaggcgaagaagggtgccgtcgtcgccgttgcgAGCTTGGAGAACCCGTCGGTGCCCGTGGCTGTGGGAGCATGCGAGATCGACGTCAGCGCACTGCAGAACGTGCGGGGTGCAAAGGGACATGCCGTCAAGAATCTGCACTGGGCTGACGACGAGATGTGGGGTTTCAGCATCGACAACAAGCCGGGCAGGAGGGCTCCGGAGGAGATTGCGGGATGGTTGAAGGTGCTGGAGGCGCGAGGACTGGTTGAGAGCTTGAGCGGGCTGTCTTTGGATGGTCCGGATGAGGATGGAGGAGTTTCTCTTGAAGATGACGCTaccgccgacgatgccggcccGGCAGCACCACCCGAAGACGATGTTATTCCCGACTTCACACAACCCGAGATCGATGAGGCATTCCGCAAGTCATTCCTTTTCGGCATCCACCAGCACAAGTCGTCAAACTCGCCGCCCAACTACGGTCTCGTCTTCCCACTGTCCCAGTCTTATGTCATGTCGACCCTGATTCAGCCCTTTTTGCCCGCGCACACACCACGGCAGGCGCAGCAATTGCAAATCAAGAAGACATCGTGGAAGAACATCAAGAAATTCATCAAGAGCCTCGACAAAGAGGGGCTGCTCAAGAGCAAAGAGAAAGGTCAGGAGACGGTTGTTACGGAAGTCAAGTTCGAGAACCCCGCGATTGTTGATTTCAAACCGTATCGCCTACccaagaaggagacggcTGGTGGCACATCACTTGGTAGGGGAGAAAAGGCTACGAGCAAGGTCGATGTtggtggcgacgacgcggtTGGACAGAAGCTGCAGATTGTCTCATACTTCAAGCCCACATCCAAGCTGCAACCCATCTTCGACTCCGCTTCCAAGTCGCTCTTCACCCAGTCAGAAGTACGCAATGCGGTGACTGCCTACATCGAAGGCGAGAACTTGGTGTCCGAGACAAACAAGCGCATCGTTAAGCTCAACCCGATACTCGCCAACGGCGTATTCACTGGCTCTGGATCAGCTGACAaggacgccctcgccaaggGCACTGTGGCCCGAGATACTCTCATCGACAGGGTCTTGAGCGGCATGTCCACATCGTACGCGATCGTCCGGAACGGGACAGACCCCGGCAGCGTCAAGGCCAGAAGCGGGTCGCCGCCAAAGATTCGCATCACCCTCGAGACAAGGAGCGGAAACAAGACTGTCACTGCAGTGTCCGGGCTGGAACCATACCACATCAGCCCGAAGCCGCTGGCTGACGAGTTGAGAAAGGTTTGCGCTGGGTCT